The following nucleotide sequence is from Dyella sp. BiH032.
CGCACGCGCTGCTCGATCAGCCCCGGGCCGCCACGGTCACGCGCAACACCAAGGAAACCCGCATTACCGTGAGCGTGGACCTGGACCGCGTGGCCGAACCAAAGGCGCACACCGGGCTGGGCTTCTTCGACCACATGCTGGAACAGATCGGCAAGCACGGCGGCTTCGCGCTGGAACTGTCGTGCGACGGCGACACTCACATCGACGAACACCACACCATCGAGGACTGCGCGCTGGCCCTGGGCCAGGCCTTGCGCCAGGCGCTGGGCGATAAGCGCGGCATCGGCCGCTACGGCTTCACGCTGCCGATGGACGAGTCGCTGGCGAGCGCGGCGCTCGATCTCTCCGGGCGTTCGTACTTCGTCTTCGAGGGCAGTTTCCCGCGCGAGCGCGTCGGCGAGGTGCCCACCGAGCTGGTGCCGCATTTCTTCCGCTCGCTGTGCGAGACCTTGGGCGCCAACCTCCACCTGAGCGTGCGCGGCGACAATGCGCACCACATGGTGGAGGCCTGCTTCAAAGTCGTGGCGCGCACGCTGCGCCAGGCGGTGCGCCGCGAAGGCAGCGAGCTGCCCAGCACCAAGGGAGCGCTGTGACATGGCCGTGGTCCTGGTCGATGCCGGCGGCACCAATATCGGCTCCGTGCGCTATGCCCTGCAGCGCCTGGGCGCGGACGCCGAGCTGACTTCCGACGCGGCGACGATCCGCGCCGCCGACAAAGTGATCCTGCCCGGCGTGGGTGCAGCGGCGCCCGGCATGGCGCGACTACGCGAGCTGGGGCTGGTGGAGCTGATGCGCTCGCTGACTCAGCCGGTGCTCGGCGTCTGCCTGGGCATGCAGCTG
It contains:
- the hisB gene encoding bifunctional histidinol-phosphatase/imidazoleglycerol-phosphate dehydratase HisB — translated: MSRKILFVDRDGCLIEEPADEQIDSYEKLALLPGVIAALQRFVAAGYELVMVTNQDGLGTDRFPEHHFTGPHELLMRILASQGIPFREVLIDRSFPHEGLDTRKPGIGMLRHYLADDGWSRAASAMVGDRQTDLQFAANMGVRGFLVGPKGQSWPAIAHALLDQPRAATVTRNTKETRITVSVDLDRVAEPKAHTGLGFFDHMLEQIGKHGGFALELSCDGDTHIDEHHTIEDCALALGQALRQALGDKRGIGRYGFTLPMDESLASAALDLSGRSYFVFEGSFPRERVGEVPTELVPHFFRSLCETLGANLHLSVRGDNAHHMVEACFKVVARTLRQAVRREGSELPSTKGAL